The following are encoded together in the Pseudomonas xantholysinigenes genome:
- a CDS encoding SMI1/KNR4 family protein: protein MEEVIEQLREANEPVPVPLELPDEDQLVEIEEQLFINIPFVFKEYLLTVSDVVYGSLEPVTVTDPQSHTYLPEVAANAWDSGVPRDLIPICQDGDDYYCVEEDGTVVLWSGEEEIVTEESWESVWHWARDVWLES from the coding sequence GTGGAAGAAGTGATCGAACAACTCCGTGAAGCCAACGAGCCGGTGCCGGTGCCGCTGGAACTGCCGGACGAAGATCAACTGGTGGAGATCGAGGAACAGCTGTTCATCAACATCCCCTTCGTGTTCAAGGAATATCTGCTGACCGTCAGCGACGTGGTATACGGCAGCCTGGAGCCGGTGACCGTCACCGATCCGCAGTCCCACACCTACCTGCCGGAAGTGGCGGCCAACGCCTGGGATTCCGGCGTGCCCCGCGACCTGATCCCGATCTGCCAGGACGGCGACGACTACTACTGCGTGGAAGAAGACGGCACCGTGGTGCTGTGGTCCGGCGAAGAGGAGATCGTCACCGAGGAAAGCTGGGAATCGGTGTGGCATTGGGCGCGGGATGTCTGGCTGGAAAGCTGA
- a CDS encoding acyl-CoA thioesterase: MEPGNAQLTMTVLMTPDMANFSGNVHGGTLLKYLDEVAYACASRYAGTYVVTLSVDQVIFREPVHVGELVTFLASVNYTGNTSMEVGIKVVTENIRERSVRHSNSCFFTMVAVDDDRRPVKVPPRQPQSSEEKRRFLQGQQRRQIRQELEQRYQNLKADSI, translated from the coding sequence ATGGAACCTGGAAACGCCCAGCTGACCATGACCGTCCTGATGACACCGGACATGGCCAACTTCTCTGGCAACGTACACGGCGGCACGCTGCTCAAGTACCTCGACGAGGTCGCCTATGCCTGCGCCAGCCGTTACGCCGGCACCTACGTGGTGACCCTGTCGGTGGACCAGGTGATCTTCCGCGAACCGGTGCATGTCGGTGAACTGGTCACCTTCCTGGCCTCGGTCAACTACACCGGCAACACCTCGATGGAAGTGGGCATCAAGGTGGTCACCGAGAACATTCGCGAACGCTCGGTGCGCCATTCCAACAGCTGCTTCTTCACCATGGTCGCGGTGGACGACGACCGCCGCCCGGTAAAAGTGCCGCCACGCCAGCCACAGAGCAGCGAAGAGAAGCGTCGTTTTCTCCAGGGCCAGCAACGCCGTCAGATTCGCCAGGAGCTGGAGCAGCGCTACCAGAACCTCAAGGCCGATTCGATCTGA
- a CDS encoding Tim44 domain-containing protein yields MQRFLSIALALCVGLTLSLDANAKRFGGGKSSGSAPIHQTRQATPTTPAAAPTAPGRAPAAASGASRWLGPLAGIAAGGLLASMFMGDGFQGMQILDFLIMGLIAFLVFRFIAARRRQQQPQHAAAGHAPYQREAQPQAAPQSIFGGSAAPAAAPVINAPAWFNEASFLAAARSHFQSLQQHWDANEMDKIAEFVTPQMLDFLKRERAEQGEGFQSTYIDDLDVQLDGVDERADQTDATLTFRGVSKTSRFDQGEVFSESWHMVRAHGENQPWLLAGIRQNG; encoded by the coding sequence ATGCAACGTTTTCTTAGCATCGCTCTGGCGCTCTGCGTCGGCCTGACGCTGAGCCTCGACGCCAACGCCAAGCGCTTCGGTGGCGGCAAGAGCTCGGGCTCCGCGCCAATCCACCAGACCCGCCAGGCCACCCCGACCACGCCTGCTGCCGCGCCGACCGCGCCAGGCCGCGCACCGGCCGCCGCCAGCGGTGCTTCGCGCTGGCTGGGCCCATTGGCCGGCATCGCCGCCGGTGGCCTGCTGGCCTCCATGTTCATGGGCGACGGCTTCCAGGGCATGCAGATCCTCGACTTCCTGATCATGGGCCTGATCGCCTTCCTGGTCTTCCGCTTCATCGCCGCGCGCCGTCGCCAGCAGCAGCCGCAACACGCTGCCGCCGGCCACGCCCCGTACCAGCGCGAAGCGCAACCGCAGGCCGCACCGCAATCGATCTTCGGTGGCTCCGCCGCACCGGCTGCCGCGCCGGTGATCAACGCCCCGGCCTGGTTCAACGAAGCCAGCTTCCTGGCCGCCGCCCGTTCGCACTTCCAGTCGCTGCAGCAGCACTGGGACGCCAACGAGATGGACAAGATCGCCGAGTTCGTCACCCCGCAGATGCTCGACTTCCTCAAGCGCGAACGCGCTGAGCAAGGTGAAGGCTTCCAGTCCACCTACATCGACGACCTCGATGTGCAACTGGATGGCGTCGACGAGCGCGCCGACCAAACCGACGCCACCCTGACCTTCCGTGGCGTGTCGAAGACCTCGCGCTTCGACCAGGGCGAAGTGTTCAGCGAAAGCTGGCACATGGTTCGCGCCCATGGCGAAAACCAGCCGTGGCTGCTGGCCGGTATCCGCCAAAACGGTTAA
- a CDS encoding cation:proton antiporter, translated as MHAISFIQDLAVIMLVAGVVTILFHRLKQPVVLGYIVAGFIIGPHTPPFGLIHDEDTIKTLAELGVIFLMFCLGLEFSLRKLFKVGATAFIAAFLEIVLMIWIGFEIGRWFGWNTMDSLFLGAILAISSTTIIVKALNDLKMKNERFAQLIFGVLIVEDILGIGIIALLSGIAVSGTVSSGEVFSTVGKLSLFMIVALVVGILLVPRLLAYVAKFESNEMLLITVLGLCFGFCLLVVKLEYSMVLGAFLIGAIMAESRQLLKIERLIEPVRDLFSAIFFVAIGLMIDPSILLEYAWPIVVITLAVVLGKMLSCGMGAFIAGNDGRTSLRVGMGLSQIGEFSFIIAALGMTLQVTSDFLYPVAVAVSAITTLLTPYLIRAADPLSLKLGKVVPSRLARVLSLYGEWLRSIQPQGEGAMLAAMIRRILLQVGVNLALVIAIFFSGGYFAGRIGTWLSEWVGDVGQQKALIWGAALLLSLPFLIAAYRKLKALSMLLAEMGVKPEMAGRHTQRVRRVIAEVIPLLSLLVIFLLLSALSASILPTSELLLIIAVVAAVVVAVLWRWLIRVHTRMQVALLETLENNREPH; from the coding sequence ATGCATGCCATCAGCTTCATCCAGGATCTGGCGGTGATCATGCTGGTCGCCGGGGTGGTCACCATCCTCTTTCACCGGCTCAAGCAACCGGTGGTGCTGGGCTACATCGTCGCCGGCTTCATCATCGGCCCGCATACGCCGCCGTTCGGCCTGATCCACGACGAAGACACCATCAAGACCCTCGCCGAACTGGGGGTGATCTTCCTGATGTTCTGCCTGGGCCTGGAATTCAGCCTGCGCAAGCTGTTCAAGGTCGGCGCCACGGCGTTCATCGCCGCCTTCCTGGAAATCGTCCTGATGATCTGGATCGGCTTCGAGATCGGTCGCTGGTTCGGCTGGAATACCATGGACTCGCTGTTTCTCGGCGCGATCCTGGCGATCTCCTCGACCACCATCATCGTCAAGGCGCTCAATGACCTGAAGATGAAGAACGAGCGCTTCGCCCAGCTGATCTTCGGTGTACTGATCGTCGAGGACATTCTTGGCATCGGCATCATCGCCCTGCTCTCGGGCATCGCCGTCAGCGGCACGGTGAGTTCCGGCGAGGTGTTCTCGACAGTGGGCAAGCTGTCGCTGTTCATGATCGTCGCGCTGGTCGTCGGCATTCTGCTGGTGCCGCGGCTACTGGCCTACGTGGCCAAGTTCGAAAGCAACGAGATGCTGCTGATCACCGTGCTGGGGCTGTGCTTCGGTTTCTGCCTGCTGGTGGTCAAGCTGGAGTACAGCATGGTGCTGGGCGCCTTCCTGATCGGCGCGATCATGGCCGAATCGCGGCAGCTGCTGAAGATCGAGCGCCTGATCGAACCGGTGCGCGACTTGTTCAGCGCGATCTTCTTCGTCGCCATTGGCCTGATGATCGATCCGTCGATCCTGCTCGAATATGCCTGGCCGATCGTGGTGATCACCCTGGCGGTTGTACTGGGCAAGATGCTGTCGTGTGGCATGGGCGCGTTCATCGCCGGCAATGATGGGCGCACGTCGCTGCGAGTGGGCATGGGCCTTTCGCAGATTGGCGAGTTCTCTTTCATCATCGCCGCCCTGGGCATGACCTTGCAGGTTACCAGTGACTTCCTCTATCCAGTGGCGGTGGCGGTATCGGCCATCACTACCTTGCTCACGCCTTACCTGATCCGCGCCGCAGATCCGCTGTCGCTGAAGCTGGGCAAGGTGGTGCCCAGTCGCCTGGCACGGGTGCTATCGCTGTATGGCGAGTGGTTGCGCAGCATCCAGCCCCAGGGCGAAGGCGCCATGCTGGCGGCGATGATCCGGCGCATTTTGCTGCAGGTGGGGGTCAACCTGGCGCTGGTCATTGCGATCTTCTTCAGTGGTGGCTACTTCGCCGGACGTATCGGCACCTGGCTCAGCGAGTGGGTCGGTGATGTTGGCCAACAGAAGGCATTGATCTGGGGCGCCGCCTTGCTGCTGTCGCTGCCGTTCCTGATCGCGGCCTATCGCAAGCTCAAGGCGCTGTCGATGCTGCTGGCGGAGATGGGGGTCAAGCCGGAGATGGCCGGGCGGCACACCCAGCGGGTGCGGCGGGTGATTGCCGAGGTGATTCCGCTGCTGTCGCTGCTGGTGATCTTCCTGCTGCTGTCGGCCTTGTCGGCGAGCATCCTGCCGACCAGCGAGCTGTTGCTGATCATCGCGGTGGTGGCGGCGGTGGTGGTGGCTGTACTGTGGCGCTGGCTGATTCGTGTGCATACACGTATGCAGGTGGCCTTGCTGGAAACCCTGGAAAACAATCGCGAGCCGCATTGA